A part of Thermococcus sp. SY098 genomic DNA contains:
- a CDS encoding TRAM domain-containing protein produces the protein MENRKFGGKKFDRSRSRGRQPPVKVGERYKVKIEALGKGGDGIARIKGFVVFVPQTKIGDEVEIVINSVKQKFAFGEVIG, from the coding sequence TTGGAAAATAGGAAGTTTGGTGGAAAGAAGTTTGATAGAAGCAGATCAAGGGGCAGACAACCTCCAGTTAAGGTTGGCGAAAGATATAAGGTCAAAATTGAAGCCCTTGGCAAAGGTGGAGATGGCATAGCAAGAATTAAAGGTTTTGTTGTATTTGTTCCCCAAACTAAAATCGGGGATGAGGTAGAAATTGTGATCAACTCCGTAAAGCAGAAGTTCGCTTTTGGGGAAGTGATTGGATAA
- a CDS encoding phenylalanine--tRNA ligase subunit alpha, which yields MELSYHEKLTLIKLKDLRKAKFEDLVKETGLDQVAVMRAVLWLQSKGLARLHEKKKKVVKLTETGKKYAEIGLPERRALMLLAERGRVALKDLTEVLSDDELKPIIGILRKEGWATVRKENGKLVLEVTEKGREALNLDRPIDKALKILAEKGEVEAKEIEDLISLNELKRRKIAEDELKTEREVEITEEGLKLAEKGLELKEEISILTPELIKSGKWRNVEFKRFNIRAPVRRIYPGKKQPYRAFLDKIRRKLIEMGFIEMTVESLIETQFWNFDALFQPQNHPARDWTDTYQLKYPKYGFLPNEELVERVKASHEHGWITGSRGWGYRWDPRMAMMLMPRAHGTALSARQLAKDIQIPGKYFAIQRVFRPDVLDRTHLIEFNQVEGFVIGEDLTFKHLLGILKRFATEVAGAKKVKFLPDYYPFTEPSVQMSAKHPELGWVEFGGAGIFREEMTKPLGIDVPVIAWGIGIDRLAMFKLGIDDIRYLFSYDLKWLREAKIIW from the coding sequence ATGGAACTAAGTTATCATGAAAAATTAACTCTCATTAAGCTTAAGGACTTAAGAAAGGCAAAATTTGAGGATCTTGTTAAGGAAACAGGACTTGACCAAGTTGCAGTAATGAGAGCAGTACTATGGCTTCAAAGCAAAGGGCTTGCAAGGCTTCACGAAAAGAAGAAGAAGGTTGTAAAGCTAACGGAAACAGGCAAAAAATACGCTGAAATTGGACTTCCTGAGAGAAGAGCTCTAATGCTTCTTGCTGAGAGGGGAAGAGTGGCTCTCAAGGATTTAACGGAAGTTCTTAGTGATGATGAGCTTAAGCCGATAATTGGAATTCTAAGAAAAGAGGGATGGGCAACGGTTAGAAAAGAAAACGGAAAGCTTGTTCTTGAGGTTACAGAGAAGGGAAGAGAGGCACTGAATTTGGATAGGCCCATAGATAAAGCTCTCAAAATTCTTGCTGAAAAGGGTGAAGTTGAAGCTAAAGAAATCGAGGACTTAATCTCGTTAAATGAGCTTAAACGGAGAAAAATTGCAGAGGATGAGCTTAAAACAGAGAGGGAAGTTGAGATAACCGAAGAGGGGCTTAAGTTAGCGGAAAAGGGCTTAGAACTCAAGGAAGAAATCTCAATCCTCACACCTGAGCTTATAAAGAGCGGTAAGTGGAGAAATGTTGAATTCAAGCGCTTTAATATTAGGGCGCCAGTTAGGAGAATTTATCCTGGTAAAAAGCAGCCTTACAGAGCTTTTCTTGATAAGATTAGAAGAAAGCTCATTGAGATGGGCTTTATTGAGATGACAGTTGAAAGTTTAATTGAAACCCAATTCTGGAACTTTGATGCTCTGTTCCAGCCTCAAAATCATCCGGCAAGAGATTGGACAGATACTTATCAGCTTAAGTATCCGAAGTATGGATTCTTGCCAAATGAGGAGCTCGTTGAGAGAGTTAAAGCCTCTCATGAGCATGGCTGGATAACTGGCTCAAGGGGCTGGGGGTACAGATGGGATCCAAGAATGGCCATGATGCTGATGCCAAGGGCTCATGGAACAGCACTGAGTGCTCGCCAGTTAGCTAAGGATATTCAAATTCCAGGGAAGTATTTTGCTATTCAAAGGGTCTTCAGACCAGATGTTTTGGACAGAACTCACTTGATAGAGTTCAACCAAGTTGAAGGATTTGTTATTGGGGAGGACTTGACATTTAAACACCTTCTTGGAATACTCAAGCGCTTTGCTACTGAGGTTGCAGGAGCAAAGAAAGTGAAGTTTTTACCTGACTATTATCCATTTACAGAGCCCAGTGTCCAGATGAGCGCTAAACATCCAGAGCTTGGCTGGGTAGAGTTCGGGGGTGCGGGCATTTTTAGAGAGGAGATGACCAAGCCTCTCGGAATCGATGTTCCAGTGATCGCGTGGGGGATTGGAATTGATAGGTTAGCAATGTTTAAGCTCGGAATTGACGACATAAGGTACCTCTTCAGCTATGATCTAAAGTGGCTTAGAGAGGCTAAGATAATTTGGTGA
- the truA gene encoding tRNA pseudouridine(38-40) synthase TruA: MRIALKIAYDGSKFYGFQRQPGLKTVEGEIIRVLQKLDVIESPENANFKGASRTDRGVSALGNVVAFNTENPKLAQPRVLNHYLRDIWVLGVAQVPDDFHPRFWAKSKIYRYYLIDEGFDVNAMKECARLFVGTHDFSAFARVEKFKDPIREVNRLEIISRGDLIIIEIEGKSFLWEMVRRIVTALKLCGFGIVGTEDIRKMLEGRTDKKLPPSPPENLVLWEIKYENATFQIDEYSLRKIKQEFFERFSSFLVKAGMFKDWLSYL, encoded by the coding sequence ATGAGGATTGCGTTGAAAATAGCATATGATGGAAGTAAATTTTATGGATTCCAGCGACAGCCAGGGTTAAAAACCGTGGAAGGCGAAATAATTAGAGTTCTTCAAAAGCTTGATGTAATTGAGTCTCCGGAAAATGCCAATTTTAAAGGGGCATCAAGGACAGACAGGGGAGTTAGTGCTTTGGGAAATGTGGTTGCATTTAACACGGAAAATCCAAAATTAGCCCAGCCCAGAGTTTTAAATCACTATTTAAGAGATATTTGGGTTTTAGGGGTTGCTCAAGTTCCGGATGACTTCCACCCGAGGTTCTGGGCAAAGAGCAAAATTTACCGGTACTACTTGATTGATGAAGGGTTTGATGTAAATGCAATGAAAGAATGTGCCAGACTTTTCGTTGGCACCCATGATTTTTCTGCCTTTGCCAGGGTAGAAAAGTTTAAAGACCCTATAAGAGAAGTTAACAGACTTGAAATTATCTCAAGAGGAGATTTAATCATAATTGAAATTGAAGGAAAGAGCTTTCTCTGGGAAATGGTGAGGAGAATTGTAACTGCATTAAAGCTGTGTGGTTTTGGTATTGTTGGAACTGAAGATATACGAAAAATGCTGGAAGGGAGAACTGATAAAAAGCTTCCTCCTTCCCCTCCGGAAAATCTTGTTCTGTGGGAAATAAAATATGAAAATGCTACCTTTCAAATTGATGAATACTCACTCAGAAAGATTAAACAGGAGTTTTTCGAGAGGTTTAGTAGCTTTTTGGTCAAAGCTGGCATGTTTAAGGATTGGTTATCTTATTTATGA
- a CDS encoding DEAD/DEAH box helicase, which translates to MVTLRIPNKSAKVIIEKAEPKVYFMIYEALSYKRDFGKWEKPESLYDPYEKSFPVGLIPRVKRLLNSKGYRVRIIDEREVEGIKLNSEWNEKYKLRRYQQKAVKKAIKAKMGVLALPVGSGKTVVGLRIVHELDLSALIVVHTKELLYQWKEKVEEVLGIEAGIVGDNKWNEKPVTVAMIQTLLSRGADKLELPYAIVIFDECHRTSAAEKFYQLGMSLPQVYRFGLSATPWRRIRGEEIKIEGAIGPIIYEVKADELIREGFLAKPKFEIIQYKSKMPALAERYKELYEEMIMENEERNKAIVEKAIELAKEGHRVLIDVRRIDHGEILVKMLKERRVNAEFLSSQSPNRWEIFEKFKKGEIQVLVSTLLKEGVDIPEISAIILAGGGKSDIMTIQTIGRALRPKDGREAVIVDVQDDDPLLFTHFIEREKALKHYYGKFYDNGISTKVKQKS; encoded by the coding sequence ATGGTAACGTTACGAATTCCAAATAAAAGTGCAAAGGTTATCATAGAAAAGGCAGAGCCCAAGGTCTACTTCATGATTTATGAAGCCTTAAGCTACAAGAGAGATTTCGGTAAATGGGAAAAGCCTGAAAGCTTATATGATCCGTATGAGAAGTCTTTTCCCGTAGGTCTGATTCCGAGAGTTAAGAGACTTTTGAATTCCAAGGGTTACCGGGTGAGGATTATAGATGAACGTGAAGTTGAGGGCATCAAGCTGAACTCAGAATGGAACGAGAAGTACAAACTAAGGAGATATCAGCAGAAAGCCGTTAAAAAGGCAATAAAGGCAAAGATGGGTGTTCTTGCGTTACCTGTTGGTAGTGGAAAAACAGTTGTTGGCTTGAGGATAGTCCACGAACTCGATCTTTCTGCCCTTATAGTCGTTCACACTAAAGAACTCCTCTATCAGTGGAAAGAAAAAGTTGAAGAAGTCCTCGGAATTGAAGCTGGCATTGTTGGGGATAACAAATGGAATGAAAAACCCGTAACTGTGGCAATGATTCAGACGCTTCTTTCAAGAGGTGCCGATAAACTTGAGCTCCCCTATGCTATTGTAATTTTTGATGAGTGTCACAGAACTTCAGCTGCTGAAAAGTTCTACCAGCTTGGTATGTCCCTCCCCCAAGTCTACCGCTTTGGGCTCTCAGCTACACCATGGAGACGAATTAGAGGGGAAGAGATAAAGATCGAAGGAGCAATAGGACCTATAATCTATGAGGTCAAGGCAGATGAGCTGATCAGAGAAGGATTCTTGGCAAAACCAAAATTCGAAATTATACAATACAAGTCAAAAATGCCAGCATTAGCTGAGAGATACAAGGAGCTCTACGAAGAAATGATTATGGAAAATGAGGAAAGAAATAAGGCTATAGTTGAAAAAGCTATTGAACTTGCAAAAGAAGGACACAGGGTCTTGATTGATGTCAGGAGAATTGATCACGGGGAAATCTTGGTGAAGATGCTCAAGGAGAGAAGGGTTAACGCTGAGTTTTTAAGCTCTCAAAGCCCCAATAGATGGGAAATTTTTGAGAAATTTAAAAAAGGAGAAATTCAAGTCTTGGTTTCAACTCTGCTTAAAGAGGGGGTTGACATACCAGAAATTTCTGCTATAATTTTAGCTGGCGGGGGGAAGAGTGACATAATGACAATCCAGACCATAGGGAGAGCTTTGAGACCAAAGGATGGAAGAGAAGCGGTAATAGTTGATGTGCAGGATGATGATCCGCTATTATTCACACACTTTATCGAAAGGGAGAAAGCTTTGAAGCATTATTACGGAAAATTCTACGATAATGGTATTTCAACCAAGGTCAAACAAAAATCATAA
- a CDS encoding UbiD family decarboxylase: MLREIIEKFEDEVVTIEKPISKSLEITKYLLKYKTKPVLFKDVDGWEVAGNIWSTRERIAKYLGIKQEDILHVMEHAMDNLHDYKLIEKAEFMRNITKDFSLKELPIPKYYPRDGGEYFTSAIVVAKDENGFVNMSFHRMMVVDDKRAAIRVVPRHLYAMWKEKADRGEELDVRIIVGNPIYVLLAAATSVEYGKSELNIASAIKEKTLGSPLEVANVNGIEVPAESEFVFEAKILPELTDEGPFVDITGTYDHIRKQPVVVFEKMYHVDNPIFHALLPGGYEHYMLMGLPKEPQIYKSVKRVVPKVHGVRLTEGGCMWLHAVVSITKQHDGDGKNAILAAFAGHPSLKHVVVVDEDVNIYDDREVEWAIATRFQADRDLVVIPNARGSSLDPSAEKSLTAKWGIDATKPLDKKEEFERAKL; encoded by the coding sequence ATGCTGAGGGAAATCATCGAAAAATTTGAAGATGAAGTTGTCACTATTGAAAAACCCATTAGTAAAAGCCTTGAGATAACGAAATATTTGCTCAAATATAAAACAAAGCCTGTTCTCTTCAAAGATGTTGATGGATGGGAAGTTGCTGGCAACATCTGGAGCACGAGAGAGAGAATAGCAAAATACTTGGGCATTAAACAAGAAGATATTTTGCATGTTATGGAGCACGCAATGGATAATCTTCACGATTACAAATTAATTGAGAAAGCTGAGTTTATGAGAAACATCACTAAAGATTTCTCCCTTAAAGAACTCCCGATTCCAAAGTATTATCCGAGGGATGGGGGAGAATATTTCACGTCTGCCATTGTTGTTGCAAAAGACGAAAACGGCTTTGTGAACATGTCTTTCCACAGAATGATGGTAGTTGATGATAAGAGAGCGGCAATAAGAGTTGTCCCCCGCCACTTGTATGCAATGTGGAAGGAGAAAGCGGATAGAGGAGAAGAGCTTGATGTCAGAATAATTGTTGGTAATCCAATCTACGTTTTGCTTGCCGCTGCTACAAGCGTGGAATACGGCAAGAGTGAGCTTAACATAGCATCCGCAATAAAGGAAAAAACCTTAGGGTCGCCTTTAGAGGTTGCCAATGTCAACGGTATTGAAGTTCCAGCAGAGAGTGAGTTCGTTTTTGAGGCAAAGATTCTGCCGGAGCTGACTGATGAAGGTCCTTTTGTTGACATAACGGGAACTTATGATCACATCAGAAAGCAGCCTGTCGTGGTTTTTGAGAAGATGTACCACGTTGACAATCCAATTTTCCATGCCCTTCTGCCAGGAGGTTATGAGCACTACATGCTCATGGGCCTTCCAAAAGAGCCCCAAATCTATAAGAGCGTGAAAAGAGTTGTTCCTAAAGTGCATGGAGTAAGGCTGACGGAAGGAGGCTGCATGTGGCTTCATGCCGTTGTTTCAATTACAAAGCAGCACGATGGCGATGGAAAGAACGCTATATTGGCGGCATTTGCAGGACATCCATCATTAAAGCACGTTGTAGTTGTTGATGAGGATGTGAACATCTACGATGACAGGGAAGTGGAGTGGGCTATAGCGACGAGATTTCAAGCTGATAGGGATTTGGTGGTAATTCCGAATGCTCGTGGAAGTTCTCTTGACCCTTCAGCTGAAAAAAGCTTAACAGCAAAGTGGGGCATTGATGCCACAAAGCCTTTGGATAAAAAGGAGGAGTTTGAGAGAGCAAAGCTTTAG
- the pheT gene encoding phenylalanine--tRNA ligase subunit beta, which translates to MPKFDVAKEDLERLIGKSFTVEEWEDLFLYAKCELDDIWEENGKIYFKADAKDTNRPDLWSAEGIARQVKWALGMKRGLPEYEVEKSDIVVYVDEKLEDIRPYGVYAVVENIRLDEEALKQLIQLQEKIALTFGRKRREVAIGTFDFDKLKPPFYYKAVEPDKIKFIPLNCEEEMTADEILEKHEKGQEYGHLIKGKPYYPLLVDSEGNVLSMPPVINSETHGKVTEKTRNIFIDITGWNLNKIMLALNVLVTALAERGGKIKSVKVVYKDFEIETPDLTPKEFEVELDYIKKLAGIELSDDQIKELLERMFYEVELKDGKAKLKYPAFRDDIMHARDVLEDVLIAYGYNNIEPEEPKLAVQGKGNDFIEFENAIRELMIGFGLQEVMTFNLTNKEAQFTKMNIPEEDIVEIENPVSLRWSALRKWLLPSLMEFLSLNTHEEYPQKIFEVGKATLIDETRETKTVSESKLAVAIAHPRVTFTEVKEILDSIMHHLGFEYELEETEHGSFIPGRVGKIIVEGKEVGIIGEIHPQVLENWGIEMPVAAFEIFLRPLYKPSS; encoded by the coding sequence ATGCCAAAGTTCGATGTTGCTAAGGAGGATTTGGAAAGGCTCATAGGAAAGTCCTTCACGGTTGAGGAGTGGGAAGATTTATTCCTTTATGCTAAATGTGAGCTCGACGACATCTGGGAGGAAAACGGCAAAATTTACTTTAAAGCTGATGCAAAAGACACAAACAGACCAGATTTATGGAGTGCTGAGGGGATTGCAAGACAGGTAAAGTGGGCACTGGGAATGAAAAGGGGCTTGCCAGAATACGAAGTTGAGAAGAGCGATATTGTTGTTTACGTTGATGAGAAGCTTGAGGATATTAGACCCTATGGAGTCTATGCAGTTGTTGAAAACATTAGGCTTGATGAGGAAGCCCTTAAACAGCTGATTCAGCTTCAGGAGAAAATTGCTTTAACCTTTGGAAGGAAAAGAAGGGAAGTTGCAATTGGGACTTTTGACTTTGATAAACTCAAGCCCCCCTTTTACTACAAAGCGGTTGAGCCAGATAAGATAAAATTCATCCCTTTGAACTGTGAGGAAGAGATGACCGCTGATGAAATCCTCGAGAAGCACGAGAAAGGACAGGAATATGGACATCTTATTAAAGGAAAGCCATATTACCCCCTTTTGGTTGACAGCGAGGGCAATGTTCTTTCTATGCCTCCAGTTATAAACTCAGAAACTCACGGAAAAGTCACTGAAAAAACAAGAAACATATTCATAGACATCACTGGCTGGAACCTAAACAAGATAATGCTCGCTTTAAATGTTCTTGTAACGGCTTTAGCAGAGCGCGGCGGAAAGATAAAAAGCGTGAAAGTTGTTTACAAGGACTTTGAAATTGAAACACCTGATTTAACCCCAAAGGAATTTGAAGTTGAACTTGATTACATCAAAAAGCTTGCTGGAATTGAATTAAGCGATGATCAGATTAAGGAGCTCTTAGAGAGAATGTTTTATGAAGTTGAGCTTAAGGATGGAAAAGCCAAACTCAAGTACCCAGCGTTTAGAGACGACATAATGCATGCAAGGGATGTATTGGAGGATGTGCTCATCGCTTATGGTTACAACAACATTGAACCAGAGGAGCCAAAATTGGCTGTTCAAGGAAAGGGAAACGACTTCATTGAGTTTGAGAATGCCATTAGAGAACTGATGATCGGTTTTGGGCTCCAGGAGGTCATGACGTTTAACCTGACAAACAAAGAAGCCCAGTTCACTAAAATGAATATTCCAGAAGAGGATATAGTTGAAATCGAAAATCCAGTGAGTTTGAGATGGAGTGCATTGAGAAAATGGCTTCTCCCATCACTGATGGAATTCCTCAGCTTAAACACACACGAAGAGTATCCACAAAAGATTTTCGAAGTTGGCAAGGCGACACTCATTGATGAAACAAGGGAAACAAAAACGGTAAGCGAGAGCAAATTAGCAGTTGCTATAGCTCATCCAAGAGTTACATTTACAGAGGTCAAAGAAATTCTTGACAGCATTATGCACCATTTAGGCTTTGAATATGAGCTTGAAGAGACAGAGCACGGCTCATTTATTCCGGGCAGGGTTGGAAAGATAATCGTTGAGGGCAAAGAGGTCGGGATAATTGGAGAAATTCACCCGCAGGTTTTGGAGAACTGGGGTATCGAAATGCCCGTTGCAGCTTTTGAGATATTTCTGAGACCTCTCTACAAACCCTCTTCCTAA
- a CDS encoding N-6 DNA methylase, with amino-acid sequence MNLPQEDTVNVYLAEILGSHLGEHAKVVPEKPIHKKGKRRRFDIKIEFRGIEFILEASYDEKDAEADAIRRLEEGLIDTVSIAVHYPPELFNNAQTPTQIKKVLIQNPLKLKVFTQGRDISGTLLEFLQQKRREKAKSVSGWIYLDINEFGTFLESIVELVVKEDILEDLLKQIEEKVNTFVSVALEELENSKIKASFLKDLNRILFSPAKEEDIEVPEVPDEVLLSHAYISLLMASTLYESVSKKHGLRSLQVLLRKNEHPLLAMEEGFTKILEVDYENVFDVALGIVRILFDLQSSDRVMATLEDLIEYVSKIVRNKALLRQDFIGYIYHKVTGDIATRKGYATFYTKAPIATFLANLALYSPNDAWENDWGKLTTFKNFRVCDFACGSGTLLSATYSSLLSKYRKNSEEISLDEFHKIMIENSIWGFDALEHAVQTASVVLSLHEPEIPLEKMNTYHIPVDESGSLGSLNLWNANSFLLPLKRRSIGRTSKVTVWVPKFDFIIMNPPFSRTTAPGEEGSRPRIFDFVVSEEGFRRLWERYRETIDSMEEELLRRNSIKAIYDTYVGQGKVFLPQNVNPLNAGAALPFIILADRYLKPYGRMALVLPKTVIESSAFFLVRALITSGYELEYIVVSAEPGNYNFSYSTQLSEVLLVLKKLKKGEKPIGDTYIIKFLKQPRNNLEGLLMARTILDKLDGSSIKKIKALNSEAEIYKIKRKTIEDFVWNWSILTDLPPSLVEFIGELLSGKILGYKVNLTRILDLRIELKVTNPRKFRGANLKKYFEEGNGQFRILKRTGKSVMNRLSLDLSTTEKISPKKGESVKVFRESSGHIIIPESIRFNTYPLLAVYSSTPLISGAAFVGTLGNSQMDKAFVAWLNSSYAILYLKPLISSVEGNFGHLRGWHLRTLPVPDLTNEKIVKNLAEVFENYKEETWKPLPKQYEDVINGEDDLRERYDLDILKAITDTPIDEESFELDILTLYIELLKILR; translated from the coding sequence ATGAACTTGCCACAAGAGGATACTGTAAATGTTTATCTTGCTGAAATTTTAGGTAGTCACTTAGGAGAGCACGCTAAAGTCGTTCCAGAAAAACCTATTCACAAAAAAGGCAAAAGAAGAAGATTTGATATCAAGATAGAATTCAGGGGGATAGAATTTATCCTCGAAGCTTCATACGATGAAAAAGATGCTGAGGCTGATGCAATTAGAAGGCTTGAAGAAGGTCTTATAGATACTGTCTCAATAGCTGTTCACTATCCACCAGAGCTATTCAACAATGCCCAAACCCCTACTCAAATTAAGAAAGTTCTTATCCAAAATCCACTAAAGCTTAAGGTCTTTACCCAAGGTAGAGATATAAGTGGAACTTTGCTCGAATTTCTTCAACAAAAGAGAAGGGAAAAAGCAAAAAGTGTTAGTGGCTGGATTTATCTCGATATTAACGAGTTTGGAACATTTTTAGAATCAATTGTAGAACTTGTTGTCAAGGAAGATATTTTAGAAGACTTGCTCAAGCAAATCGAAGAAAAGGTAAACACATTTGTTAGTGTCGCCTTAGAAGAACTCGAAAATTCAAAAATCAAAGCATCTTTCCTCAAAGATTTAAACAGAATTTTATTTTCACCTGCGAAAGAAGAAGATATTGAGGTTCCAGAAGTTCCAGATGAAGTTCTGCTTTCCCACGCATATATATCTCTTTTAATGGCTTCAACGCTCTATGAATCAGTCTCTAAAAAACATGGACTGAGATCACTACAAGTACTGCTGAGAAAAAATGAACATCCCCTCTTAGCTATGGAAGAAGGGTTCACTAAAATCTTAGAAGTTGATTATGAGAATGTCTTTGATGTTGCATTAGGTATTGTTAGAATATTGTTTGATTTGCAGTCAAGTGACAGAGTAATGGCAACATTGGAAGATTTGATTGAATACGTCTCGAAGATTGTCAGAAACAAAGCCCTTCTTAGACAAGACTTTATTGGATATATCTACCATAAAGTTACGGGAGATATCGCAACAAGAAAGGGTTATGCAACATTTTACACAAAAGCTCCAATAGCAACGTTTTTAGCTAATTTGGCTCTGTACTCTCCAAATGATGCATGGGAGAATGACTGGGGAAAATTGACAACTTTTAAAAATTTCAGAGTTTGTGACTTTGCTTGTGGTTCCGGAACTTTGCTTTCAGCCACCTACAGTTCATTGCTTTCCAAATATCGCAAAAATTCAGAAGAAATATCCTTAGACGAATTCCACAAAATTATGATAGAAAACTCCATCTGGGGGTTTGATGCATTAGAGCATGCTGTTCAAACAGCCTCGGTAGTTCTCAGCCTTCACGAGCCTGAAATTCCGCTGGAAAAAATGAATACATATCACATACCAGTTGATGAGAGCGGCTCTCTGGGCTCATTGAATTTATGGAATGCCAACTCATTCTTATTGCCATTAAAGAGAAGAAGTATTGGTAGGACATCAAAAGTAACTGTTTGGGTACCAAAATTTGACTTCATTATTATGAATCCTCCATTTTCAAGAACCACAGCACCAGGAGAAGAGGGTTCAAGACCAAGGATTTTTGACTTTGTTGTTAGCGAAGAGGGGTTTAGGAGACTTTGGGAAAGATACAGAGAAACTATAGATAGCATGGAGGAGGAATTATTAAGGAGAAACAGTATAAAAGCAATATATGATACATATGTTGGACAAGGAAAAGTGTTTTTGCCTCAAAATGTGAACCCACTAAATGCAGGTGCTGCTTTGCCTTTTATCATTTTAGCAGACAGATACCTAAAGCCCTATGGCAGAATGGCGTTAGTTCTTCCAAAAACCGTCATAGAAAGCTCAGCATTTTTCCTAGTTAGGGCACTAATTACGAGTGGATATGAGCTTGAATACATTGTTGTTAGTGCTGAGCCTGGAAACTATAACTTTAGTTACTCGACACAGCTTTCTGAAGTCCTTCTCGTTCTGAAAAAACTGAAGAAGGGAGAAAAGCCTATTGGAGATACTTACATTATCAAATTCCTAAAACAGCCCAGAAACAACCTAGAGGGGCTTTTAATGGCAAGAACCATTTTGGATAAATTAGACGGGAGCTCAATTAAGAAAATTAAAGCATTAAATTCAGAAGCTGAAATTTACAAGATTAAAAGAAAAACTATTGAAGATTTTGTCTGGAACTGGTCAATTTTGACAGATTTGCCACCTTCGCTGGTGGAGTTTATTGGTGAGTTATTGAGCGGAAAGATTTTGGGATATAAGGTTAACTTAACAAGAATTCTTGATTTAAGGATTGAACTCAAAGTAACGAATCCAAGAAAATTCAGAGGGGCAAACTTGAAAAAGTACTTTGAAGAAGGTAATGGACAATTTAGAATTTTAAAGAGAACTGGAAAAAGCGTTATGAACAGACTGAGCTTAGATTTATCCACTACCGAGAAGATATCTCCAAAGAAAGGAGAAAGTGTTAAGGTGTTTAGGGAGAGCAGTGGGCATATTATAATCCCCGAATCAATAAGGTTCAACACGTATCCACTTTTAGCCGTATATTCCAGTACTCCTCTAATTTCCGGTGCAGCATTTGTTGGGACACTCGGGAATTCACAAATGGATAAAGCATTCGTGGCATGGCTAAACAGTAGTTATGCAATACTTTATCTAAAACCACTGATTTCATCGGTTGAAGGCAATTTTGGTCATCTAAGGGGATGGCACCTCAGAACTCTTCCGGTGCCAGATTTAACAAATGAGAAGATAGTCAAAAATTTAGCTGAGGTCTTTGAGAACTACAAAGAGGAAACATGGAAGCCTCTTCCAAAGCAATACGAGGATGTAATCAATGGAGAAGATGATTTAAGGGAAAGATATGATTTAGATATCCTAAAAGCCATAACTGATACCCCAATAGATGAAGAAAGCTTCGAGCTGGACATCTTGACACTATACATTGAACTTCTGAAGATACTTCGCTAA
- the tdh gene encoding L-threonine 3-dehydrogenase, whose protein sequence is MADKMIAIMKSKPAYGAELVEVDVPKPKEGEVLIKVLATSICGTDLHIYEWNEWAQSRIKPPQIMGHEVAGEVVEVGPGVEDIQVGDYISAETHIVCGKCYQCRTGNYHVCQNTKIFGVDTDGVFAEYAIVPAQNAWKNPKNIPPEYATLQEPLGNAVDTVLAEPVAGKTVLITGAGPLGLLGITVAKAAGASLVIVSEPSDFRRELARKVGADVVINPFEEDVVKEVRDLTDGNGVDVFLEFSGAPKALEQGLQAVTPAGRVSLLGLFPGNVSIDFNNLIIFKSLTVYGITGRHLWQTWYTVSRLLQSGKLNLDPIITHKYKGFDKFEEAFELMRAGKTGKVVFFPHRK, encoded by the coding sequence ATGGCTGATAAGATGATCGCTATTATGAAGAGCAAGCCTGCTTATGGTGCTGAGCTTGTTGAAGTTGATGTTCCCAAGCCAAAAGAGGGAGAGGTTCTCATTAAGGTTTTAGCAACCAGCATTTGTGGAACCGATCTCCACATCTATGAATGGAATGAATGGGCTCAGAGCAGAATTAAGCCACCTCAAATTATGGGACACGAGGTTGCTGGAGAAGTCGTGGAAGTTGGCCCAGGGGTTGAGGACATACAGGTTGGTGACTATATATCTGCAGAGACGCACATAGTATGTGGCAAGTGCTACCAGTGTAGGACTGGCAATTATCATGTCTGTCAAAATACAAAGATTTTCGGTGTTGATACAGATGGTGTTTTTGCCGAATATGCAATAGTCCCGGCTCAGAACGCATGGAAGAATCCAAAGAATATTCCTCCAGAATATGCAACTCTTCAAGAGCCATTAGGGAATGCTGTTGATACAGTTCTGGCTGAACCTGTTGCTGGAAAAACAGTGCTCATAACGGGAGCTGGGCCTCTTGGGCTACTTGGTATCACAGTTGCAAAAGCTGCGGGGGCTTCTCTTGTAATAGTAAGTGAGCCAAGCGACTTCAGGAGAGAATTGGCAAGAAAAGTTGGGGCAGATGTTGTCATTAACCCATTTGAGGAAGACGTTGTTAAGGAGGTCAGGGATTTAACAGACGGCAATGGTGTTGATGTATTCCTTGAATTCAGCGGTGCTCCAAAGGCCCTTGAACAGGGATTGCAGGCAGTAACTCCAGCGGGAAGAGTTTCTCTACTTGGACTCTTTCCAGGGAATGTCTCAATTGACTTTAACAACTTGATAATATTCAAATCACTCACAGTTTATGGAATAACTGGAAGACATCTCTGGCAGACTTGGTACACTGTTTCAAGGTTGCTTCAGAGCGGAAAACTCAATTTAGACCCGATAATTACCCACAAGTATAAAGGCTTTGACAAGTTTGAAGAGGCATTTGAGCTTATGCGTGCAGGAAAGACTGGAAAGGTTGTCTTCTTCCCACACAGGAAGTGA